The Limnochorda sp. LNt genome includes a region encoding these proteins:
- a CDS encoding DUF2089 domain-containing protein, with protein sequence MAERPVVPGRCPICGTRLAVQRLRCPDCGTAIEGDFALCSFCSLTAEQRQFAELFIVARGNLREMERMLGMSYPAVRARLESVIEALGHGPARPAEQESPQEAPAPPRATASERRAVLEALERGEIDAEEALRRLRGGGSGGAS encoded by the coding sequence ATGGCCGAGCGACCGGTGGTGCCGGGTCGATGCCCCATCTGCGGGACGCGTCTCGCCGTGCAGCGGCTGCGCTGCCCCGACTGCGGCACGGCCATCGAGGGCGACTTCGCGCTCTGCTCGTTCTGCTCGCTGACCGCGGAGCAGCGGCAGTTCGCCGAGCTCTTCATCGTGGCGCGGGGCAACCTGCGGGAGATGGAGCGCATGCTGGGGATGTCGTATCCGGCCGTGCGGGCACGCCTGGAGTCGGTCATCGAGGCGCTGGGCCACGGGCCGGCGCGGCCGGCGGAGCAGGAGAGCCCGCAGGAGGCGCCGGCGCCGCCCCGGGCGACGGCGTCGGAGCGGCGGGCCGTGCTGGAGGCGCTGGAGCGAGGCGAGATCGACGCGGAGGAGGCCCTGCGGCGCTTGCGGGGCGGCGGCTCGGGCGGGGCGTCGTGA
- the uvrC gene encoding excinuclease ABC subunit UvrC: MKNAAGEVIYVGKASSLRSRVRSYFQAGRASSPRLEALVADIADLEYIVTASEIEALVLESNLIKRYRPWYNVKLRDDKAYPYLKVTLDEPFPRVLVVRRIKDDGARYFGPYTNSTALRETLRFLRKLFPIRTCDLPLDGKRQYRLCLQYYIGRCLGPCAMRTTIEAYRQMIDQVCLFLEGRQDRIIPALEARMRQAAERLEFEQAARLRDQIRALEKVVEHQKVVTAGEDDQDVTAFARFGDTVCAQVFYVRGGKLIGRDHFILETTESTSDTEVMSSFVQQFYDKTPSVPPSVTLQHPVDEPELIERWLSERRGSRVRLVVPKRGDRRRLVEMAAENAALVLQELRSQADRRAAEKERALATLQDVLGLDRVPRRIEAFDISNIQGTDAVASMVVMEDGEPNKADYRRFKIRLTGGPNDFAMMKEAVRRRFARGLEEREALEALRRRIEARDGADPELEARLRKAEAEAKFARLPDLLLIDGGKGQLGAAREALRELGLDEEIPAIGLAKRLEQIFVEDEPDPIELPRDSYALHLLQRIRDEAHRFALGYHRQLRERRAVRSTLDEIPGVGPKRKKQLIEHFGSVKRVREATLEELLAVPGLPRAVAERVYQGVRSAARPE; this comes from the coding sequence ATGAAGAACGCCGCCGGCGAGGTCATCTACGTCGGCAAGGCCTCGTCGCTGCGCAGCCGGGTGCGCTCCTACTTCCAGGCGGGCCGGGCGTCGAGCCCCCGCCTGGAGGCGCTGGTGGCCGACATCGCCGACCTGGAGTACATCGTCACCGCCTCCGAGATCGAGGCGCTGGTGCTGGAGTCCAACCTCATCAAGCGCTACCGGCCGTGGTACAACGTCAAGCTGCGCGACGACAAGGCCTACCCCTACCTCAAGGTGACCCTCGACGAGCCGTTTCCCCGGGTGCTGGTGGTGCGGCGCATCAAGGACGACGGCGCCCGCTACTTCGGCCCCTACACCAACTCGACGGCCCTGCGGGAGACGCTGCGCTTCCTGCGCAAGCTCTTCCCCATCCGCACCTGCGACCTGCCCCTCGACGGCAAGCGGCAGTATCGCCTTTGCCTGCAGTACTACATCGGTCGGTGCCTGGGGCCGTGCGCGATGCGCACCACCATCGAGGCGTACCGGCAGATGATCGACCAGGTCTGCCTCTTCCTGGAGGGGCGCCAGGACCGCATCATCCCCGCTCTCGAGGCGCGGATGCGCCAGGCGGCGGAGCGGCTCGAGTTCGAGCAGGCGGCCCGGCTGCGGGACCAGATCCGGGCCCTGGAGAAGGTGGTCGAGCACCAGAAGGTGGTGACCGCCGGCGAGGACGACCAGGACGTCACGGCCTTCGCCCGCTTCGGCGACACCGTCTGCGCCCAGGTCTTCTACGTGAGGGGCGGCAAGCTCATCGGGCGCGACCACTTCATCTTGGAGACGACCGAGTCCACCTCCGACACCGAGGTGATGAGCTCCTTCGTCCAGCAGTTCTACGACAAGACGCCGTCGGTGCCACCGTCGGTGACGCTGCAGCACCCGGTCGACGAGCCGGAGCTCATCGAGCGCTGGCTCAGCGAGCGGCGCGGCTCCCGGGTGCGGCTGGTGGTGCCCAAGCGGGGCGACCGGCGCCGCCTGGTGGAGATGGCGGCCGAAAACGCCGCCCTGGTGCTGCAGGAGCTGCGCAGCCAGGCCGACCGGCGCGCCGCGGAGAAGGAGCGGGCGCTGGCCACGCTGCAGGACGTGCTGGGACTCGACCGGGTGCCCCGGCGCATCGAGGCCTTCGACATCTCCAACATCCAGGGCACCGACGCCGTGGCCTCCATGGTGGTGATGGAGGACGGCGAGCCCAACAAGGCCGACTACCGCCGCTTCAAGATCCGGCTGACGGGCGGGCCCAACGACTTCGCCATGATGAAGGAGGCCGTGCGGCGGCGCTTCGCCCGGGGCCTCGAGGAGCGGGAGGCGCTGGAGGCCCTGCGCCGCCGCATCGAGGCCCGGGACGGGGCCGACCCGGAGCTGGAGGCGCGCCTGCGCAAGGCCGAGGCGGAGGCCAAGTTCGCGCGGCTGCCCGACCTGCTCCTCATCGACGGGGGCAAGGGGCAGCTGGGCGCCGCCCGGGAGGCGCTGCGGGAGCTGGGGCTCGACGAGGAGATCCCCGCCATCGGGCTGGCCAAGCGCCTGGAGCAGATCTTCGTGGAAGACGAGCCGGACCCCATCGAGCTGCCCCGGGACTCGTACGCGCTGCACCTGCTGCAGCGGATCCGTGACGAGGCCCACCGCTTCGCGCTGGGCTACCACCGCCAGCTCCGGGAGCGGCGGGCGGTGCGCTCGACCCTCGACGAGATCCCCGGCGTGGGGCCCAAGCGCAAGAAGCAGCTCATCGAGCACTTCGGCTCGGTCAAGCGCGTGCGGGAGGCGACGCTGGAGGAGCTGCTGGCCGTGCCGGGGCTGCCCCGGGCGGTGGCCGAGCGGGTCTACCAGGGCGTGCGCTCGGCGGCCCGGCCGGAGTGA
- a CDS encoding spore coat protein → MLSDRDVCLDVVKDLKYISFMETVFAAEASPDLKPLFLGQLRDHEDLHTQLLRLMEQRGWYPRVPGDWAFNEPYTLQGTGAWQAPQAGTAWQPTPTGAWQAQSGTPPTGPSWQAGQPAGGSWQAPSTLQSLQQNLRESR, encoded by the coding sequence ATGCTGTCGGATCGAGACGTCTGCCTGGACGTCGTCAAGGATCTCAAGTACATCAGCTTCATGGAGACGGTCTTCGCGGCGGAGGCCTCGCCGGACCTCAAGCCGCTCTTCTTGGGGCAGCTGCGGGATCACGAGGATCTCCACACCCAGCTCCTGCGCCTCATGGAGCAGCGGGGGTGGTATCCGCGGGTGCCGGGCGACTGGGCCTTCAACGAGCCCTACACGCTGCAGGGGACCGGGGCGTGGCAGGCGCCGCAGGCCGGCACCGCCTGGCAGCCCACCCCCACGGGCGCCTGGCAGGCCCAGTCCGGCACGCCCCCCACCGGCCCCTCGTGGCAGGCGGGCCAGCCGGCGGGCGGGAGCTGGCAGGCCCCCTCGACCCTCCAGAGCCTCCAGCAGAATCTGCGGGAGTCTCGCTAA